A single Bifidobacterium asteroides DNA region contains:
- a CDS encoding MetQ/NlpA family ABC transporter substrate-binding protein, producing the protein MVGRSRVGKKNKAKIQLAALSLVIVLLLALVVGTDVRLNQVGADVKVVKVGVIGSSDDQIWKAVQAELDRRGEHIRIELKPFQDAIYVNQATSNREVDFNAAQHYAYLEDDVKTNHYQLAVLGNTYISPMNLYSQRYAKPSQFQDGDRVAIPNNATNMGRALKVLADAKLIGLRDPKATNPLPEDVVDNPKHLRIEQVDPAGILNLLPDYAGGVTNANFVVDGGRSVHDAIHEVPYDLQNPANKPYINIIVTTKDQRDNPTYAAVVRAYHSKPVADTIVRVYKGACLPAFKVS; encoded by the coding sequence GTGGTCGGTCGTAGTCGCGTCGGCAAAAAGAACAAAGCCAAGATCCAACTGGCGGCGCTCAGCCTGGTCATCGTCCTCCTGCTGGCGTTGGTGGTCGGCACCGATGTCCGTCTGAACCAGGTGGGTGCCGATGTCAAGGTCGTCAAGGTCGGCGTCATCGGCAGCTCGGACGATCAGATCTGGAAGGCCGTCCAGGCAGAGCTGGATCGGCGTGGTGAGCACATCAGGATCGAACTCAAGCCCTTCCAGGATGCCATCTACGTCAACCAGGCCACGTCCAACCGCGAGGTGGATTTCAACGCAGCCCAGCACTATGCCTACCTTGAGGACGATGTCAAGACCAACCATTACCAGCTCGCCGTGCTTGGCAATACCTACATCTCGCCCATGAACCTCTACTCGCAGCGCTATGCCAAGCCATCGCAGTTTCAGGACGGCGACCGAGTGGCCATTCCCAACAACGCCACCAACATGGGCCGGGCCTTGAAGGTCCTGGCCGATGCCAAGCTGATCGGGCTGCGCGACCCCAAGGCCACCAACCCGCTGCCCGAGGATGTGGTGGACAATCCCAAGCATCTGCGCATCGAGCAGGTGGATCCGGCCGGCATCCTCAACCTGCTGCCTGACTATGCAGGCGGGGTCACCAATGCCAACTTCGTGGTCGATGGTGGACGAAGCGTGCACGATGCCATCCACGAGGTTCCTTACGATCTGCAAAACCCGGCCAATAAGCCTTACATCAACATCATCGTCACCACCAAGGATCAGCGGGACAACCCCACCTACGCCGCAGTGGTGCGCGCCTATCATTCCAAGCCTGTGGCCGACACCATCGTCCGTGTCTACAAGGGCGCCTGCCTGCCGGCTTTCAAGGTTTCCTGA
- a CDS encoding methionine ABC transporter permease, with product MTSLLTTWFPNVMSRLPEFFSSMVQTLVMVGVSGVISFLLALVIGVGLIISRRDGIRHNGLVFTILDKLIDLFRSIPFIILAAALVPVTRMLMGTAIGPKGAIFPLVVGITPFFSRQIESALAGLDPGYVEAAESMGMTTWQIIWHVYLREGIPSIIRVTTITIVSLVGETATVGIVGGGGLGDFAIRLGYQRSMNDVTIATIIVLVIFIALIELFGRLLAEVVEH from the coding sequence ATGACGTCCCTGCTTACCACCTGGTTCCCCAACGTCATGAGCCGGCTGCCGGAGTTTTTCAGCAGCATGGTTCAGACCCTGGTCATGGTCGGCGTCTCCGGGGTGATCTCCTTCCTGCTGGCCCTGGTCATCGGGGTGGGGCTGATCATCAGCCGACGTGACGGCATCCGCCACAACGGCCTGGTCTTCACTATCCTGGACAAGCTGATCGACCTTTTCCGCTCCATCCCCTTCATCATTCTGGCGGCGGCCCTGGTGCCGGTGACCAGGATGCTCATGGGCACGGCCATCGGGCCCAAGGGGGCGATCTTCCCCCTGGTCGTGGGCATCACGCCTTTCTTCTCCCGACAGATCGAGTCGGCCCTTGCCGGTCTGGATCCTGGGTATGTCGAGGCGGCGGAGTCCATGGGCATGACCACCTGGCAGATCATCTGGCATGTCTACCTGCGTGAGGGCATCCCCTCCATCATCCGGGTGACCACCATCACCATCGTCAGTCTGGTGGGCGAGACCGCCACCGTGGGCATCGTGGGCGGCGGAGGTCTGGGCGACTTCGCCATCCGTCTGGGCTACCAGCGGTCCATGAATGACGTGACCATCGCCACCATCATCGTGCTGGTCATCTTCATCGCCCTGATCGAACTGTTCGGCCGGCTTCTGGCCGAGGTCGTCGAACACTGA
- a CDS encoding methionine ABC transporter ATP-binding protein: MSERTPAVRMEHLTKTYHSDDDEDKTALADIDLTVETGDIFGIIGLSGAGKSTLVRCINGLEDYDSGSVKVRGREVKDLAPAELRDLRRRTGMIFQHFNLMPSRTVADNVGLPLRGSGRDRASRRARVSELLELVGLTELADHYPAELSGGQQQRVAIARALANEPDILLSDEATSALDPTTTRSILQLLRDLHDQLGITVVMITHEMSVIRQICNRVAVIDQGVIVEQGRVFDVFADPKAQLTKSFVATTSNLDKVKDLMAADSPLVALEPGQILMRMSYVSKEVSEALVSTISRRYNLDVNIIFGDIDVVEGAPLGGLVVRVGGDAENIRQAMEYLRSRNIGIEVLKS; this comes from the coding sequence GTGAGCGAGCGGACACCGGCGGTGCGGATGGAGCACCTGACCAAGACCTATCACAGCGACGACGACGAAGACAAGACGGCACTGGCCGACATTGATCTGACCGTCGAGACTGGGGATATTTTTGGCATCATTGGTCTGAGCGGGGCGGGCAAGTCCACGCTGGTCCGCTGCATCAACGGGCTGGAGGATTACGACTCGGGCAGCGTCAAGGTCCGCGGCCGCGAGGTCAAGGATCTGGCTCCGGCCGAGCTGAGGGACCTGAGGCGTCGTACCGGCATGATCTTCCAGCATTTCAACCTGATGCCCTCCAGAACGGTGGCCGACAATGTGGGCCTGCCTCTGCGGGGGAGCGGCCGCGACCGTGCATCTCGACGGGCCCGGGTGTCCGAGCTTCTGGAACTGGTAGGGCTGACCGAGCTGGCCGACCACTATCCCGCCGAGCTCTCCGGCGGCCAGCAGCAGCGGGTGGCCATCGCCCGAGCCCTGGCCAACGAACCGGATATCCTGCTCAGCGACGAGGCCACCAGCGCACTGGATCCGACCACCACGCGCTCCATTCTTCAGCTGCTCCGCGACCTGCACGACCAGCTGGGCATCACCGTGGTCATGATCACCCATGAGATGTCGGTCATCCGGCAGATCTGCAACCGGGTGGCGGTCATCGACCAGGGGGTCATCGTGGAGCAGGGCAGGGTCTTCGATGTCTTTGCAGACCCCAAGGCCCAGCTGACCAAATCCTTCGTGGCCACCACCTCCAACCTGGACAAGGTCAAGGATCTGATGGCCGCCGATTCGCCCCTGGTGGCCCTGGAGCCCGGGCAGATCCTCATGCGCATGTCCTATGTCTCCAAGGAGGTCTCCGAAGCCCTGGTCTCCACCATCAGCCGTCGCTACAACCTGGACGTCAACATCATCTTCGGCGACATCGATGTGGTGGAGGGTGCGCCCCTGGGCGGTCTGGTGGTCAGAGTGGGCGGCGACGCTGAAAACATCCGCCAGGCCATGGAATACCTGCGCTCGCGCAACATCGGAATCGAGGTTCTCAAGTCATGA
- the purT gene encoding formate-dependent phosphoribosylglycinamide formyltransferase, which translates to MGMSASGQQRIINTINPGERPFGSPLGPRPTRVLLLGAGELGREIAISLMRLGAWVGAADSYPGAPATQVAHAGYQVKMSDPQALEDLIDKVHPDLIVPEVEAIATDRLVGAAARGIQVVPAAPLAAMCMDRRALRVFAHEQVGLPTTPYRFADSPEELASAADQVGYPCMVKPLMSSSGHGQTLVRSREGLSQAWNSALTQGRAATRHQGKAEVIVEALAPLAHELTVLTVASCAGVATCTPIGQRQEDGDYRLSWQPADLNPDILQQARSMATRLVEAMTSLARQSGETGWGIYGVEIFVLRDGSLLFNEVAPRPHDTGMVTMISQRLSEFDLHARAILGIPVHQEDLALSLPEGACAVSRPILVRGQGPVSFQGLPQALDHPGTDLRIFSKPEVHGLRRMGVALALGPDLQTATERAEAVASDLKPRVGTGM; encoded by the coding sequence ATGGGTATGAGCGCATCCGGTCAGCAGCGGATTATCAACACCATCAATCCCGGGGAGCGACCGTTCGGCTCTCCTCTGGGGCCAAGACCTACACGAGTCCTTCTCCTAGGAGCCGGCGAACTCGGCCGCGAGATAGCCATCAGTCTGATGCGGCTGGGTGCCTGGGTTGGCGCGGCGGACTCCTACCCTGGCGCACCGGCCACCCAGGTGGCCCATGCCGGCTACCAGGTGAAAATGAGCGATCCCCAGGCTTTGGAGGACCTGATCGACAAGGTCCACCCAGATTTGATCGTGCCTGAAGTGGAGGCCATCGCCACAGACCGCCTGGTCGGTGCCGCGGCCCGGGGCATCCAGGTAGTGCCTGCCGCCCCCCTGGCGGCCATGTGTATGGATCGCAGGGCCCTGCGCGTCTTCGCCCACGAACAGGTAGGCCTGCCCACTACCCCCTACCGATTCGCCGACTCCCCCGAAGAGCTGGCCAGCGCGGCGGACCAGGTGGGCTACCCCTGCATGGTCAAACCCCTGATGAGCTCCTCCGGCCACGGACAGACTCTGGTGCGAAGCAGGGAGGGCTTGTCTCAAGCCTGGAATTCGGCACTGACCCAAGGCCGGGCAGCCACCAGGCACCAGGGCAAGGCCGAGGTCATCGTGGAAGCCCTGGCCCCCCTGGCCCATGAGCTGACGGTTCTGACCGTGGCCTCCTGCGCCGGCGTGGCCACCTGCACGCCCATCGGCCAGCGTCAGGAGGACGGGGACTACCGCCTCTCCTGGCAACCGGCGGATCTGAATCCTGACATCCTACAGCAGGCCCGGAGCATGGCCACCCGACTGGTTGAGGCCATGACCTCCCTGGCCCGCCAGAGCGGCGAGACCGGTTGGGGGATCTACGGTGTGGAGATCTTCGTCCTGCGCGACGGCTCCCTGCTCTTCAACGAGGTGGCGCCGCGCCCCCATGACACCGGCATGGTGACCATGATCTCCCAACGGCTGAGCGAGTTCGACCTTCACGCCCGGGCCATCCTGGGCATTCCCGTCCACCAGGAGGATCTGGCCCTGAGTCTGCCGGAAGGCGCATGCGCGGTCAGCCGGCCCATCCTGGTCAGGGGCCAGGGGCCGGTCAGCTTCCAAGGCTTGCCGCAGGCCCTGGACCACCCAGGCACTGATCTGCGCATCTTCTCCAAGCCGGAAGTGCATGGCCTGCGCCGCATGGGCGTGGCCCTGGCCTTGGGGCCGGATCTGCAGACCGCCACCGAACGCGCTGAAGCCGTGGCCAGCGATCTGAAACCGCGGGTGGGCACGGGGATGTAA
- the purC gene encoding phosphoribosylaminoimidazolesuccinocarboxamide synthase: protein MEKLGMRYQGKAKKLYETDDPDILWVEYTDQATAGNGAKKANIEGKARLNNRITTVIFSLLARRGIPSHFVRSISDTEQLNRRLDMFPLEIVMRNRAAGSFAQRYGVEEGTALKQPVLEFFYKSDPLDDPFINRDDILALGLATEQDLDIIAAKTREINGALTSIFRAINVELVDFKIEMGKTGSGIILLGDEITPDTCRLWAIGNNNDGQVTHLDKDIFRRDLGSIIPAYQTILDGLTELEERESQSNS, encoded by the coding sequence GTGGAAAAGTTGGGAATGCGCTATCAAGGCAAGGCCAAGAAACTGTACGAGACGGATGACCCGGACATACTCTGGGTTGAGTACACTGACCAGGCCACCGCGGGGAACGGGGCCAAGAAGGCCAATATCGAAGGCAAGGCCAGACTGAACAACAGGATCACTACCGTGATATTCTCCCTGCTGGCCCGTCGGGGGATCCCCAGCCACTTCGTACGCAGCATCTCGGATACCGAACAGCTCAACCGCCGGCTGGACATGTTCCCGCTGGAGATCGTCATGCGCAACCGGGCCGCAGGCTCCTTCGCCCAGCGGTACGGGGTTGAGGAAGGCACGGCCTTGAAGCAGCCGGTGCTGGAGTTCTTCTACAAGTCCGATCCCCTGGATGATCCGTTTATCAACCGGGACGACATCCTGGCCCTGGGACTGGCCACTGAGCAGGATCTGGACATCATCGCCGCGAAGACCCGGGAAATCAACGGGGCCCTGACCAGCATCTTCCGCGCCATCAACGTGGAGCTGGTGGACTTCAAGATCGAAATGGGCAAGACCGGCTCGGGCATCATCCTTCTCGGCGACGAGATCACCCCCGACACCTGCCGGCTCTGGGCGATCGGCAACAATAATGACGGCCAGGTCACCCACCTGGACAAGGACATCTTCCGCAGGGACCTGGGCAGCATCATTCCGGCTTATCAAACCATTCTGGATGGGCTGACCGAATTGGAGGAGCGCGAAAGCCAATCGAACAGCTGA